CAGAGCGGCCTCGTGGAGATTTGCCGCGGGCACGCATGCATCGGCCAGGCCCAGGTTCAGGGCCTTGATGCCGGAAAGGGTTCGGCCGGTGAGGATCACATCCAGGGCTTTTTCCAGGGAAATCAGGCGCGGCAGGCGCTGGGTGCCGCCGAAACCGGGAAAGAGGCCGAGCTTGACTTCGGGCAGGGAGACGGCCGCATCCTCGGCGAGGATGCGGTAATGGCAGGCGAGGATGAACTCGGTGCCGCCGCCCATGCAGTGTCCATGCACCGCCGCCACCACGGGAAAAGGCAGGCGCGCCCAGCGCTCGAAAATCCGCTGCCCCTCGCGGGCCAGGCGTTCGCCCTCGGCGGCATCGGTTACGGCGGCGATCTGTCCGATGTCGGCGCCGGCGATGAAACCGGCCTCCTTGGCGCTGCTCACCACCACGCCGCGCACTTCGTTGTCGGCGGCCAGCAATTCGGCGGTGCGCGCAAGGGCCTCAAGAAAATCGCCGTTGAGAATGTTCACCCGACTCTCGGGAGCATCGAGGATCACCCGCGCGATGCCGTCGGTCACGGTATAGGTCACAAAATCGGCCATGCCTTCCTCCTGGTCTGCACAGTGCATTTTTTTTCTAAAGAATATCGCGTGCTTCGCGTGGGGCAAGCAGGAAAAATGTCGAGCTGCCGCCGGTTGCCAAGCGGGGGGGAGTTGCTAACATTGAGAAGCAGCAAGGCAACGGCGTTTCTGGTCAAGGGAAGGGGACCATCATGAAAGAGCGCAAGGAAGCATCGCAACTCTCTGCCTCCGAACTGCTTGCCATGTATCGCGACATGGTGCGCATCCGCGAATTCGAGGAAGCCTGCCCCGCGCTCTACAGCCGGCGCAAAATGGGCGGTTTCCTGCATCTGTACAGCGGCCAGGAAGCCGTTGGGGTCGGTGTGGCTCACGCCATTCACCAAGAAGATTACCTGATCGGCGCCTATCGCGAGCACGGCTTGATTCTCGCCAAGGGCAGCGCGCCCGGGCCGGTGATGGCCGAACTCTTCGGCAAGCTGACCGGAGTGAGTCGCGGCAAGGGCGGCTCCATGCACATGTTCGATCCCGAGGTGCGCTTCATGGGCGGCTACGGCATCGTCGGCGGCCATCTGCCCCTGGCCGTGGGCATGGGCTTCGCCATCCAGTATCAGGAAAAGGATGAGGTCGTGGTCTGCCTGTTCGGCGACGGCGCCACCAACCAGGGGGTGTTTCACGAGGCCATGAACATGGCCGCCCTCTACCGGGTGCCGGTGGTGTTCGTCTGCGAGAACAACATGTACGGCATCGGCACCTCCGTGACGCGCGCCAGCGCCGTCGAGCAGCTTTATAAAAAAAGCTGCGCCTACGAGACGCCCGGCGTCAAGGTCGACGGCATGGACGTGCTCAAGGTCTACGAGGCGGTGCGCCAGGCGGCGGCGCGCGCCCGCGCCGGCGAGGGTCCGACCTACATCGAGGCCCTGACCTACCGCTTTCGCGGCCATTCCATCTCCGATCCCGGCAACTACCGCAGCGAGCAGGAGAAAAAGCTGTGGATGGAGCGTGATCCCATTCCCAACTTCGGCCGTCGGCTGGTGAGCGAGGGCAAAGCGGATGAAGACGCGCTCAAGCGGATTGTCGCCGAGGAAAAGAAAGTCGTCGAGGACGCGATCCGCTTTGCCGAGGATAGTCCCGAGCCCGGTCCCGAGGAGCTTTGGACGGACGTTTACGTGAACTCATGACAACCTCATCTGCCCCACGGAGTTCCTTATGCCGTTAATCACCTGTCGTGATGCCATCAATCAAGCCCTGCAGGAAGAGATGGAGCGCGATCCCAACGTGTTCATCCTGGGCGAGGATGTCGCCCGCTATGAGGGGTCGTTCAAGGTGACCAAGGGCCTGCTCGCCAAGTTCGGCGAAAAGCGCGTCATCGACACGCCCATCGCCGAAGCGGGCTTCACCGGCCTGGGCTGCGGCGCGGCCATGATCGGCCTGCGGCCCATCGTCGAGTTGATGACGGTCAACTTCGGCATCGTCGCCCTGGATCAGATCATGAACAACGTGGCGGTGATCCGCTACATGTTCGGCGGCCGGGTCAAGGTGCCCCTCACCATCCGCTCGCCGGGCGGCGCGGGCAATCAGCTCGGCGCCCAGCACAGCCACTCCATCGAAGCCATGCTCATGCACTGTCCTGGCCTGCGCGTGGTGGTGCCCTCGGTGCCGGCCGACGCCAAGGGGCTGCTCAAATCGGCGATCCGCAGCGACGATCCGGTGTTTTTCGTCGAGCACGAAGGGCTCTACGGCGTCAAGGGCGAGGTGCCTGAAGGCGAGTACACGATTCCCCTGGGGGTGGCCGACATCAAGCGCGCGGGCAAGGATGTGACGCTCATCTGCCTGTCGAAGATGGTCTACGTGTGCCTGGAAGCGGCGGAAAAGCTCGCCGAGGAAGGCATCGACGCCGAAGTGCTCGACCTGCGCGGCCTCAATCCCCTCGATGTGCCGGCGATCCTCGATTCGGTCACCAAGACCGGGCGTGCCGTTACCGTCGAGGAGTGCTGGCTGACCGGCGGCTGGGGCGGCGAGATCGCCGCCCTCATCATGGAGCACGCTTTTTCCGCCCTGGCGGCGCCGGTGCTGCGGGTCGGCTCGGCCGATGTGCCCATGCCCTACAACAAGGCGCTGGAGGATGCGGCCATTCCCGATGTGTCCAGAGTAGTGGATCGGGTGCGCGAGGTGATGAGGTATTGAATCTTTATTTGAACCACGAATGACACGAATAGGCACGAATCTCAAACCCTTTAGCCCAAGGTTTTCTTTGAAAGAAAGAATTCGTGTTCATTCGTGTCATTCGTGGTTGCCGTTAAAACCTCTAGGAGATCTCCCATGTCCCAGGAAATAAAGATGCCCAAGCTCAGCGACACCATGGAGGAAGGAACCGTCCTTGCGTGGCGCATCAAGGAAGGGCAGACGGTGAAAAAAGGCGACATCATCGCCGAGGTCGAAACGGACAAGGCCGCTATGGAAATGGAGGCCTTTGGCGAGGGGGTGGTGAGCGCCATCAAGGTCAAGGAAGGTGAGACCGTGCCGGTGGGCACGGTGTTGGCGGTGTTTGAAAGCGAAGCTGAGGAATCCGTCAAGGACGCCAAAAAAGAAGAAATCGCGCCAGATAAAACCAAAGAAGAACCGACCACAAAGTCCACCGAGTCCATGGAAGAAAAAAAAGAGCCGGCGCCGGAACGGACAAAAGAAGAAAAGCAGCCAGAGCCGGCCGAAGATCAGGGCAAGAGCTTTGCCGCGCGGGTCTGGGCGACGGCAAAGGTTTCTCCCGAGGCGCGCGCGCTGGCCGAGCAGAAGAACATCGATCTGAGCCGGGTGCGCGGCAGCGGCCCCGGCGGGCGCATCGTGCGGGTCGATGTCGAGGATTATCTGGCGCGCGGCGACACCGGCAGGCGGCCGTCGGCGCCCGTTGGACGCGAGCCGCAGAAGAAATCGGCGAGTCTGCGCAAAACCATTGCGCGCAAGATGACGGAGAGCTGGACCGGCGTCCCGCATTTCTACGTGACCGTTGCCGTGGACATGCGCGATGTGATGCGCTTTCACCGTCAGTTGGAACTCAGCGTCAACGACTTTATTCTCGCCGCGACGGCGCGCGCCCTGGCGGAGCATCCCGAGGTCAACGCCCGCTGGATGGACGAGGGGGTAAAGACCCTCGACGCGATCAATCTCGCCCTGGCGGTGGCCGTTGACAAGGGGCTGTACAGCCCGGTCATCCGCGACTGCGCGCGTCTTTCCCTGCGCCAGATCGGCGAGCGGGCGCGAGAACTGGCGCGCAAGGCGCAGGAGGGTAAGCTTGGCGCCGAGGATTTGAGCGAAGGCACCTTCACCGTCTCCAACCTGGGCATGTTCGGCGTCGAAGCCTTCGCGGCGATCATCACCGCGCCCCAGGCCGCGGCCCTGGCGGTGGGCGCGGTGACGGAGGAGGTCCTGGCCGATGCGCACGGCAACATCGAGGTGGTGCCGCGCCTGCGCCTGACCCTGTCCGCCGATCACCGGGTGCTCGACGGGGCCGACGCCGCTGCTTTTCTCAATACCCTGAAAGGCTACCTGGAAGCGCCGGTGCGGCTGCTGGAGCCGGTGGAATAAACAATTCGATGTAGGGGCGAGGCGTTGCCTCGCCCTGGGCGACCCGCCGGGTCGCCCCTACCGAACCATAAGGAAATGGACGCCGCTTATGCCTTTAGATCATCTGCGACTTGATGCCGAGGCCCTGACCTGGCGCTGCGATCCCAATCAGTTCGAGTTCGACACCACCCGCGACCTGCCCCCCCTGGAGGGTACCATCGGTCAGGATCGGGCCATGACGGCCATCGAATTCGGCCTGGGCATCAAGGACAGCGGCTTCAACATCTTCATCCTCGGCGAGCCGGGCACGGGGCGCTCGTCGAGCATCAAGAAAATCCTGGCGGCCCGCGCCAGGGAGCGTGAGGTGCCCGACGACTGGTGCTACGTGCATGACTTCGACGACGGCACCCACCCCGACTTCATTCGTTTGCCGGCCGGTCAGGGTTCTGAGTTCAAGAAGGATGTTGATCGCCTGGTGGAGCGGTTGACGGAAGAACTCCCCAAGGTTTTTGACAGCAAGGAATACGAGGAGCAGAAGAACAAGATCGCCGCCGAGCATCAGGAGCGGCACAAGGCGCTGTTTCAGCGGCTGGAGCGTGAGGCGGAGGAGAAGGGTTTCACCCTGCAACGCACGGTGAGCGGGCTGGTGCTGGTGCCGGTGCGCGACGATCATCCCTTGTCCCAGGAGGAGTACGAAAATCTCTCCGATGAGGAAAGGGCCGATCTCGACGAACGGGGCAGCCAGTTGCAGGATCATCTCAACGATGTGTTGCGCAATGTGCGGCAGATCGAGGAAGAGGCGCGCGAAGCCACCGCCGAGATGGAAAAGGAGGTGGTCAACTATGCCATGAGCCACCTCTTCGACGACCTGGAGCAGAAATACGCCGAAGTGCCGCGCGTCCTCGAGCATTTCGCCAACTGCAAAAAAGACATACTCGCGCGCATCGAGGAACTGCGGCCGAGCAAGGGGCCGCAGATCGCCCTGCCGGGCATCAAGATGCCCCAGCAGGGCCCCTCCTTCGAGCGCTACCTGGTCAATCTCTTCGTCGACAATCAGGAACTCAAGGGCGCGCCGGTGGTCTACGAGGCCAACCCCACCTATTTCAATCTGTTCGGCCGCATCGAGCACGTCATCCAGATGGGCAACGCCGTCACCAATTACACCATGATCAAGCCCGGCGCCCTGCACCGCGCCAACGGCGGCTATCTGATCCTCGACTGCCGCGAGGTGCTGATCAACCTGTTTTCCTACGAGGCGCTCAAGCGCTGCATCCGTAACAAGGAAGTCAAGATCGAGGACATGACCGAGCAGTTTCGTTTTCTCGCCACGGTGACGCTCAAGCCGCGTCCCGTGCCCCTCGACTGCAAGATCGTCATGATCGGCACGCCGCTGCTGTATTACCTGCTGTTTCAGTACGATCCGGATTTCCGCAAGTTCTTCAAGGTCAAGGCCGATTTCGATCGCATGATGAAGAACACCTGGGAGAACGCCCAGCAGTACGCCCTGTTCATCGGCGCCAAGTGTCGCGATGAGGATCTGCTGCATTTCGATCCGACGGCGGTGGCGCGCACCGTCGAGCATTCGGCGCGCCTCACGGAGGATCAGGGACGTTTTTCCTCCTGCTTTCTGGAAATCGCCAACCTGATCCGCGAAGCCTCTTTTTACGCCGAGCGCGACGGACGCGACCGGGTGTCGGCCAAGCATGTCGAACTGGCCGTCGAGGCGCGCACCTATCGCTGCAACAAGGTCGAGGAGAAAATTCAGGAGTACATCGAGGACGGCACTCTGCTGGTGGATACGGACGGCGCGGTGGTCGGACAGATCAACGGCCTGAGCGTCTATCAGCTGGGCGATTACAGCTTCGGCAAGCCCTCTCGCCTCACCGTGCGCACCTATTTGGGCAAGGGCGGCATGGTCAACATCGAGCGCGAGGTCAAGTTGAGCGGCCCCATTCACGACAAGGGAGTGCTGATTTTCTCGGGCTTTTTCGGCGAGCGCTTCGCCCAGGACAAACCCCTGGCCCTGGCCGCCTCCATCTGCTTCGAGCAGTCCTATGCCGGAGTGGAGGGCGACAGCGCCTCCTGCGCCGAACTTTACGCGCTGCTTTCCTCCCTCTCCGAGGTGCCCATCAAGCAGGGTATCGCCGTGACCGGTTCGGTCAATCAGCGCGGTCAGGTACAGCCCATCGGCGGGGTCAACGAGAAGATCGAGGGTTTTTACGCGGTGTGCAAGGCCAAGGGCCTGACCGGCGAGCAGGGCGTGATCATTCCCGCGGGCAACCGCAAGAATCTCCTGCTGCGCCAGGAGGTGCGCGAGGCCGTGGCGCAGGGGCGCTTCCACGTGTGGGCGGTGAGCAGTGTCGACGAGGGCATCGAAATCCTCACCGGCCTGCCTGCGGGCGAGCGCGACGCGGAAGGCCGCTGGCCGCAGGGGACCATCAATCACAAGGTCGATCAGCGCCTGCTCAAGATGGCCGAAACCCTGCGCAAATTCGGCAAGGGCGAGGAGAAGGGCGAGAAATAGCCCCGCGCCGCAGCCCGTGCCCTGCCGCTCAGGTCCCCCCTGGACTCAGGGGGGATTTTTTGCGCGCGAACTCCGGGCCGGCGGGCGAAACCGGCGCCGTGCCGAGCAGATCTCCCAGGGTCATGGCCTCCAGGGTTTTGTTGTCGAGGAGCAGCAGTTCGGCGCGCAGGCTCTTGTGCAGGGTGCCGATTTCATCCAGGGAGCGTTGCGTCAGGCGCGCCAGTTCGGCCCGCGGCTGGGCGAGAATTTTCATCACGGGCATCTCGCTCAGTTCGGCAAAGGCGGCGAGAGGCGCGGCATGCTCCAGGGCCAGTTCGGCCGCGGCGCGCAATTCGGCGAGGCGGCGCGCCGACAGGCCTTCGACGCGGGCGGTGTCCAAAATCGCCAACTGGCCAAGGGTGCGGATGCCCTGGCGGGCCAGCAGCGCGCCGTACGCCTTGCCGATGCCAGAGATGATTTCGACGCCCTGGTGGGCAAGAGCCGCCCGTACCTGAAGCGCGGGGAGGCTCGAGGCCATAAGAGCGCTGCTCTGGTACATGAGCACCGCCTGCGCCGCCTCGCCCGGTGCGCTTGCTCCCTGGCTCTCGGGGAGATCGTAAGCCACCCTGACATCGCTGACCTTGAGCAGGCCGGGCGCCTCGCCGAGAAAGGTGAGGGGCACCTCGGTCATCGCCACGCGCGCGAAACTCACCTCCTCCACCAGCAGGTCGCCCGCGCCGCGTGGCTGCACCAGGCGCAAAACGGCTGTTTCGGCGCCCGCCGGCGCCATTCCCTGCCAGGCAAAGGCGCCCAGGGCGCGCCCGTCGAGGGGCTGTATCAGCGCCGGGGCGGAGAGGTTCTCGCCCTGCCAGGCGAGTTCCACCCGCGCGCGGCTCGCCGCGGGAACCGTCGCATCCTCTTCCAGGGGCGCGTCGCTGGGGACGGCGCGCACCCGCAGGCGATAGACCTCATTTTCCCGCACTTCGGCCTGCTGCATCAGCAGACTGTCCTCCGGGCCGTCGCCGCGCAGGCGCAGCCCGCCCCCGGGCCGGGGATCGCTCCAGCCGCTCTCGCTGGTCCAGCCCGCGGGCACGTTCTGTCCGTTTTGCTCCTCCCATTGCGAGAAATTCTGGTTGGTCAGGGCCTGGCGCGTCGCTCCCAGGTGCAGTTCCTCGACCAGCAGGCCGTAGGCGGAACTGCCTGGATGGATGAGGCGCCATTCCGCCTCCGCCGCCTGCGCCGGGGGCCTGAGGCGCGCCTGCGCCAGTTCCCGGGAGGGAGCAGTGTCCGTGACCAGACGTGCGCTGTCCAGGCGCAGGGCCTGGCCGCGGTTGTCGAACCACTCCAGCTGCCACTGGGGGGCTTCCAGATCCTCGGGTCGGCAGGCGCAGAATCCGCCCTCGCAGGAGGCGCGCCACAGGCTGTAGGTCAGGCGCAGCTCGTAGGTGCTGCCGGGATCAACGCTGAAGCGCTGCCGCAGGATGGCTTCCCGTGCGGCGCTGAGGGGCACTTCCGTTTCTGCGTGGCAGAAGGGTCGCAGGGTTTCGTCGTTGCCCACCAGGCCCTGGCGCGCCAGGGCGCCATCGACCAGGAGCAGGGCGAAGGATCCGCGCCCCGGCTCGCTGTGGCTCAGGCTGTGGGTGAACATTTTCCCTCTTGGCCGCCGCAGGCGATGGATGCGCTCCGCCGTGCCCTGCCAGCACTGGGGCAGGCCGAGTTCGCACC
This is a stretch of genomic DNA from Geoalkalibacter sp.. It encodes these proteins:
- the pdhA gene encoding pyruvate dehydrogenase (acetyl-transferring) E1 component subunit alpha — encoded protein: MKERKEASQLSASELLAMYRDMVRIREFEEACPALYSRRKMGGFLHLYSGQEAVGVGVAHAIHQEDYLIGAYREHGLILAKGSAPGPVMAELFGKLTGVSRGKGGSMHMFDPEVRFMGGYGIVGGHLPLAVGMGFAIQYQEKDEVVVCLFGDGATNQGVFHEAMNMAALYRVPVVFVCENNMYGIGTSVTRASAVEQLYKKSCAYETPGVKVDGMDVLKVYEAVRQAAARARAGEGPTYIEALTYRFRGHSISDPGNYRSEQEKKLWMERDPIPNFGRRLVSEGKADEDALKRIVAEEKKVVEDAIRFAEDSPEPGPEELWTDVYVNS
- a CDS encoding alpha-ketoacid dehydrogenase subunit beta produces the protein MPLITCRDAINQALQEEMERDPNVFILGEDVARYEGSFKVTKGLLAKFGEKRVIDTPIAEAGFTGLGCGAAMIGLRPIVELMTVNFGIVALDQIMNNVAVIRYMFGGRVKVPLTIRSPGGAGNQLGAQHSHSIEAMLMHCPGLRVVVPSVPADAKGLLKSAIRSDDPVFFVEHEGLYGVKGEVPEGEYTIPLGVADIKRAGKDVTLICLSKMVYVCLEAAEKLAEEGIDAEVLDLRGLNPLDVPAILDSVTKTGRAVTVEECWLTGGWGGEIAALIMEHAFSALAAPVLRVGSADVPMPYNKALEDAAIPDVSRVVDRVREVMRY
- a CDS encoding dihydrolipoamide acetyltransferase family protein encodes the protein MSQEIKMPKLSDTMEEGTVLAWRIKEGQTVKKGDIIAEVETDKAAMEMEAFGEGVVSAIKVKEGETVPVGTVLAVFESEAEESVKDAKKEEIAPDKTKEEPTTKSTESMEEKKEPAPERTKEEKQPEPAEDQGKSFAARVWATAKVSPEARALAEQKNIDLSRVRGSGPGGRIVRVDVEDYLARGDTGRRPSAPVGREPQKKSASLRKTIARKMTESWTGVPHFYVTVAVDMRDVMRFHRQLELSVNDFILAATARALAEHPEVNARWMDEGVKTLDAINLALAVAVDKGLYSPVIRDCARLSLRQIGERARELARKAQEGKLGAEDLSEGTFTVSNLGMFGVEAFAAIITAPQAAALAVGAVTEEVLADAHGNIEVVPRLRLTLSADHRVLDGADAAAFLNTLKGYLEAPVRLLEPVE
- a CDS encoding Lon protease family protein, which codes for MPLDHLRLDAEALTWRCDPNQFEFDTTRDLPPLEGTIGQDRAMTAIEFGLGIKDSGFNIFILGEPGTGRSSSIKKILAARAREREVPDDWCYVHDFDDGTHPDFIRLPAGQGSEFKKDVDRLVERLTEELPKVFDSKEYEEQKNKIAAEHQERHKALFQRLEREAEEKGFTLQRTVSGLVLVPVRDDHPLSQEEYENLSDEERADLDERGSQLQDHLNDVLRNVRQIEEEAREATAEMEKEVVNYAMSHLFDDLEQKYAEVPRVLEHFANCKKDILARIEELRPSKGPQIALPGIKMPQQGPSFERYLVNLFVDNQELKGAPVVYEANPTYFNLFGRIEHVIQMGNAVTNYTMIKPGALHRANGGYLILDCREVLINLFSYEALKRCIRNKEVKIEDMTEQFRFLATVTLKPRPVPLDCKIVMIGTPLLYYLLFQYDPDFRKFFKVKADFDRMMKNTWENAQQYALFIGAKCRDEDLLHFDPTAVARTVEHSARLTEDQGRFSSCFLEIANLIREASFYAERDGRDRVSAKHVELAVEARTYRCNKVEEKIQEYIEDGTLLVDTDGAVVGQINGLSVYQLGDYSFGKPSRLTVRTYLGKGGMVNIEREVKLSGPIHDKGVLIFSGFFGERFAQDKPLALAASICFEQSYAGVEGDSASCAELYALLSSLSEVPIKQGIAVTGSVNQRGQVQPIGGVNEKIEGFYAVCKAKGLTGEQGVIIPAGNRKNLLLRQEVREAVAQGRFHVWAVSSVDEGIEILTGLPAGERDAEGRWPQGTINHKVDQRLLKMAETLRKFGKGEEKGEK